From Salvia splendens isolate huo1 chromosome 3, SspV2, whole genome shotgun sequence, a single genomic window includes:
- the LOC121794578 gene encoding chromatin accessibility complex protein 1-like produces the protein MAEQEEGENAAGIDEPPPPKLEIPTRRVKNIMKLDKDISKVNAEALFLVASSTQLFLQFLAEKSAHAAVEKKRKTITLELIRIATKRHRPTADFLLDSLPLPAEQNHPGDRAKSRPDKKPVPFATRSIDAFFQKTT, from the coding sequence GACGAGCCGCCCCCGCCCAAGCTGGAGATCCCGACCCGCCGAGTCAAGAACATCATGAAACTCGACAAAGATATCAGCAAGGTCAACGCCGAAGCGCTCTTCCTCGTCGCCTCATCCACCCAGCTCTTCCTCCAGTTCCTCGCCGAGAAATCCGCCCACGCCGCCGtcgagaagaagagaaaaactATAACACTCGAACTCATTCGGATTGCCACCAAGCGACACCGTCCCACTGCCGATTTTCTGCTCGATTCTCTCCCCCTGCCAGCTGAGCAGAATCATCCGGGAGATCGTGCTAAATCGCGGCCAGATAAGAAGCCCGTTCCTTTTGCTACTCGTTCAATTGATGCTTTCTTTCAAAAGACCACTTGA